One stretch of Bradyrhizobium canariense DNA includes these proteins:
- the trxA gene encoding thioredoxin: MAVGKVSDADFDAEVLKATGPVVVDFWAEWCGPCRMIAPALDEISGAMGDKVKIVKLNVDESPKTASKYGVMSIPTLMIFKGGEMASRQVGAAPKQKLQQWISAAV; this comes from the coding sequence ATGGCCGTTGGCAAGGTTTCTGACGCCGATTTCGATGCCGAAGTGCTCAAGGCGACCGGCCCGGTGGTGGTCGATTTCTGGGCCGAATGGTGCGGTCCCTGCCGCATGATCGCGCCCGCACTCGACGAGATTTCCGGCGCAATGGGCGACAAGGTCAAGATCGTGAAGCTGAACGTCGATGAGAGCCCGAAGACGGCCTCGAAATACGGCGTGATGTCGATCCCCACCCTGATGATCTTCAAGGGCGGCGAGATGGCCTCGCGCCAGGTCGGCGCGGCGCCGAAGCAGAAGCTGCAGCAGTGGATTTCCGCCGCGGTCTGA
- the accD gene encoding acetyl-CoA carboxylase, carboxyltransferase subunit beta — translation MNWLTNVVRPKIRNILRRETPENLWIKCPDSGQLVFYKDVEANQFVIPGSNYHMRMGAMARLKSIFDNETWYDIALPEVMADPLKFRDERRYADRIKDARAKTGLNDAIKVGYGKLEGAGVVIAVQDFDFMGGSLGMAAGEAIVRGLELALEKKSPFIVFAASGGARMQEGILSLMQMPRTTVGVQMLREAKLPYIVVLTNPTTGGVTASYAMLGDVQIAEPGALIGFAGARVIEQTIREKLPEGFQRAEYLKDHGMVDMVVHRHDMRATLARLCRLLTKSPAVETAPKPAPVFDPAQIVSAADVAPAAPHA, via the coding sequence ATGAACTGGCTCACCAATGTCGTCCGGCCGAAAATCCGCAACATCCTGCGTCGTGAGACGCCGGAGAATTTGTGGATCAAATGCCCCGATTCAGGGCAGCTGGTATTCTACAAGGATGTCGAAGCCAATCAGTTCGTGATTCCCGGCTCGAACTATCACATGCGCATGGGCGCGATGGCGCGGCTGAAATCGATCTTCGACAACGAGACCTGGTACGACATCGCGCTCCCCGAGGTGATGGCCGATCCCCTGAAATTCCGCGACGAACGAAGATACGCCGACCGGATCAAGGACGCGCGCGCCAAGACCGGACTGAACGACGCCATCAAGGTTGGCTATGGCAAGCTCGAGGGCGCAGGCGTCGTGATCGCAGTACAGGATTTCGATTTCATGGGCGGCTCGCTCGGCATGGCGGCCGGCGAAGCGATCGTGCGCGGACTCGAACTCGCGCTGGAGAAGAAATCGCCGTTCATCGTGTTCGCAGCGTCCGGCGGCGCCCGCATGCAGGAGGGCATTCTGTCGCTGATGCAGATGCCGCGGACGACCGTGGGCGTGCAGATGTTGCGCGAAGCCAAACTGCCCTACATCGTGGTGCTGACCAATCCGACCACCGGCGGCGTCACCGCCTCCTATGCCATGCTGGGCGATGTGCAGATTGCGGAACCCGGCGCGTTGATCGGCTTTGCCGGCGCGCGCGTGATCGAACAGACCATCCGCGAAAAACTGCCGGAGGGATTCCAGCGCGCTGAATATCTAAAAGACCATGGCATGGTCGACATGGTCGTGCATCGCCATGATATGCGCGCCACATTGGCGCGGCTCTGCCGGTTGCTGACGAAATCCCCTGCCGTGGAGACCGCGCCGAAACCCGCCCCGGTCTTTGATCCGGCCCAGATCGTATCCGCTGCGGACGTCGCACCGGCTGCGCCGCACGCGTGA
- a CDS encoding metallophosphoesterase family protein, with translation MRFAAIADVHGNYLALEAVVADIRAQGIDEIVNLGDMASGPLDARRTMDALMALDAIHVLGNHDRYLIDRPPEQMGSWDRPAYAQLDPRHLDWLRTVPSTRVFRDHVFLCHATPDNDQVYWLETVLPDGTVRMSSLEAIEEVAKDITQPLILCGHTHIARAVRLGDGRLVVNPGSVGSPGYRDIHPFPHVIEAGTPDARYAILECEGGVWRATFRHVPYDHEAMAALAQRNGQPELAVALATGWIR, from the coding sequence ATGCGCTTTGCCGCGATTGCCGATGTGCACGGAAATTATCTCGCACTGGAAGCGGTCGTTGCCGACATCCGTGCGCAGGGCATCGACGAGATCGTCAACCTCGGTGACATGGCAAGCGGACCGCTCGATGCACGGCGAACCATGGACGCCTTGATGGCGCTCGACGCCATTCATGTGCTCGGCAATCATGACCGCTACCTGATCGACAGGCCGCCGGAGCAGATGGGATCATGGGATCGGCCGGCGTATGCGCAACTCGATCCACGGCATCTCGACTGGCTGCGCACGGTGCCGTCGACCAGGGTGTTTCGCGACCATGTCTTTCTCTGCCACGCGACGCCCGACAATGACCAGGTCTACTGGCTTGAGACCGTTCTTCCCGACGGCACGGTGCGGATGTCTTCGCTTGAAGCGATCGAAGAAGTTGCCAAGGATATCACGCAGCCGCTCATCCTCTGCGGCCACACCCATATCGCGCGAGCGGTCCGGCTTGGCGACGGACGCCTGGTGGTCAATCCCGGCAGCGTGGGCTCGCCCGGCTATCGCGATATCCACCCGTTTCCGCATGTCATCGAGGCCGGTACGCCGGACGCACGCTACGCGATCCTGGAATGCGAGGGTGGGGTCTGGCGCGCGACGTTCCGGCATGTGCCTTATGACCACGAGGCGATGGCGGCACTGGCGCAGCGCAATGGCCAGCCCGAACTTGCCGTCGCGCTGGCGACAGGGTGGATCCGGTAG
- a CDS encoding bifunctional folylpolyglutamate synthase/dihydrofolate synthase, which translates to MNAPAAIPSTPLRELIARLSALHPQSIDLGLERMHRLLERLDHPERKLPPVIHVAGTNGKGSTIAYLRSILEAAGLRVHVYTSPFLVRINECFRLGRIGGGALVGDDELRGALEHCERANAGAPITIFEVETAAALCLFAQHPADVVLLEVGLGGRLDATNVIDAPLATVIAPVSMDHTEFLGDTLTAIAGEKAAIIKRDVPVICAEQAPEAMTVIEQQARRMRAPLHAAGQQWHVSVERSRLVYQDDRGLMDLAAPKLFGRHQFDNAGLAIATLRALDTFKIDGAAFEAGIVNAEWPARMQRLAAGALVDLAPAGCEIWLDGGHNAEGGRVAAAALGDLEERVSRPLVVVVGMMANKDPGAFLANFAGLTRHIIAVPIPDRDNSMSPDRLADAARALGMRVETSASVETALQALTRLAYEVPPRILITGSLYLAGPVLAANGTPPR; encoded by the coding sequence GTGAACGCGCCCGCGGCCATACCATCGACGCCGCTTCGCGAATTAATCGCGCGGCTGTCCGCGCTGCATCCCCAAAGCATCGACCTCGGCCTGGAGCGGATGCATCGGCTGCTGGAGCGGCTCGATCATCCCGAGCGCAAGCTGCCGCCGGTGATCCATGTCGCCGGCACCAACGGCAAGGGGTCGACGATCGCGTACCTGCGCTCGATCCTGGAAGCGGCGGGCTTGCGTGTCCACGTCTATACCTCGCCTTTTCTGGTGCGGATCAACGAATGCTTTCGCCTCGGCCGCATTGGCGGTGGCGCGCTGGTCGGCGACGATGAATTGCGTGGGGCGCTGGAGCATTGCGAGCGAGCCAATGCAGGTGCGCCGATCACCATTTTTGAAGTCGAGACCGCGGCTGCGTTGTGTCTGTTCGCGCAACATCCGGCCGACGTGGTGCTGCTGGAAGTCGGTCTCGGCGGGCGCTTGGATGCGACCAACGTCATCGATGCGCCGCTGGCGACGGTGATTGCGCCTGTCAGCATGGATCACACCGAATTTCTCGGCGATACGCTGACGGCAATTGCCGGCGAAAAGGCAGCGATCATCAAGCGCGACGTGCCGGTGATTTGCGCCGAGCAGGCGCCCGAGGCGATGACCGTCATCGAACAACAGGCCCGGCGCATGCGCGCGCCGCTGCACGCAGCCGGGCAACAATGGCATGTCAGTGTCGAGCGCAGCCGGCTGGTCTATCAGGATGATCGCGGGTTGATGGATCTCGCCGCACCCAAATTGTTCGGACGGCATCAGTTCGACAATGCAGGTCTTGCCATTGCGACGCTGCGCGCACTCGACACCTTCAAGATCGACGGCGCGGCGTTCGAGGCCGGTATCGTCAACGCCGAATGGCCGGCGCGGATGCAGCGCCTGGCCGCCGGGGCGCTGGTGGATCTGGCGCCTGCGGGCTGCGAAATCTGGCTCGACGGTGGGCATAACGCCGAGGGTGGCCGCGTTGCTGCCGCCGCATTAGGCGATCTCGAAGAGCGGGTCTCGCGTCCCCTCGTGGTCGTCGTGGGCATGATGGCGAACAAGGATCCCGGGGCGTTTCTTGCCAACTTCGCCGGCTTGACGCGCCACATCATCGCGGTGCCGATCCCCGATCGCGACAATTCGATGTCGCCGGACCGGCTGGCGGACGCAGCGCGCGCACTCGGCATGCGCGTGGAAACCTCAGCCAGCGTGGAAACCGCACTGCAAGCGCTGACGCGCCTCGCCTATGAGGTGCCGCCGCGCATCCTGATCACGGGCTCGCTCTATCTTGCCGGCCCCGTGCTTGCGGCCAACGGCACGCCGCCGCGGTAG